The DNA window ataaataatgaatctatatgcaatttaagcaaatgacTGCTTATTTAATAGGGAGCATTTTTATGGCTCTTGTTCCCAAGATATCATTTCAATTCCAAAAGGATATGCATTTTTGAGATCCTTGCTATCGAAACTATCGAgctgcataccaggatatccaggatcgcagaaaataatttgagcaagttcgttgcttaagtcttttcttgtttacattttgcatgGCCAAATTTCATGGTTTTTTAGGTCCAGTTTCTCCATTATCCTTCTGATTTAAAAAGGACCTGCATTTTCGTGCTCCTGGGCATCGAAACTATCcaactgcataccaggatatccaggattgcacaaaaaaatttcttgtaAAAATTTTCCGGGGGTCAGTCGCAAAAAGTTGCcctaaaacacaaaatgtccttttgCTCGGAAACTGTGaggactacaaggatgtcctttggtgtccaGCTAGTGCTCAAGgagagctttcagaatatgcaactcaaaggacgaaagtccttacaggagctgagaaaaacagctttttttgtatacagaaAATGCGCTATATCTCCCGAAACCTTGCCAGGATCAGGATGAAATTGATGCCAAACGATTCATTTTTTAAAGGCCTATCGTCCTGCAAAAGGACATCCGGATTGTCCTTGTAGTTCCGGAGATAAtggattttgtgtttttgtccACTTTGCTCGCGCCCTGAGCGAAAATTTTCTAAGTTGATGGACAATATGATGACCCCATATTGTTTTGATGCAGATCGGTAGAGTCTCGTCCTGTGAGTCCAGGAACCAAGAATTTTGGAAATGCGACTTGATCCTGCCGAGATATGGCTACTTTTCTCTAGGGTATTGACGCTTGGCAGCCCTTTGGGGTATGCAATGGATTTTTTCGTTGGGTGCAATGGTTATTGTACATGGGCATGGTTGTTGTATCCGCTAATAGTCTCAAAGcctgaaaagtatgcaacacttttttgcCATTGCAAGAGTTTGTATGCAGAAAAGTGCTTGCATACCACCATAGGGCTGCCAAAGCACTGGCCACAATCCTCTAGAGAAAAGTGGCCATATCTCGGCAGGATTAGGTCGCATTTGGAAAATTCTTGGTTTATGGCACTCACAGGACGAGACTCTATCGATTgtcatcaaaaaaatatggggtCATCTAAATGTCCATCAACTTAGAAAATTTTCGCCTCAGGGCGCGTGGAAAGTGACCAAGAACACTAAATCCGCATTTCCTCCGGAACGACAAGGACGATCCGAACGTCCTTCACCCACCTGATAGTCGTTTTAAAAAGGAATCGTTTGGAACTAGTTTGGTCCTGATCCTGGCAAGGAGTCGGGAGATATAGACGTTTttctgtatacaaaaaaagcCTTTTTTCTCCGCTCCTGcaaggactttcgtcctttgaatggtatattctgaaagctctTATGGAGCACTACCtggacaccaaaggacatccttgtagtccttACAGTTTCCGAGcaaaaggacattttgtgtttttgagCCAAATTTTGCGACTGaccccctgtaaattttttccagaaatttttttgtgcaatcccggatatcctggtatgcaaATCGATAGATTTGATGAGTAGGATTCCGAAAATGTAGGTCCTTTTTGGATCGGAAGGATAACGGAGGAGCAGTCGCTAAAAAACGATGCAAtttggctataaaaaatgtaaacaaaagtgacttaagcaacgaacttgctctaattttttttataaaatcctgaatatcctggtatgcagttcgatagattcgATGCCCAGGAGCTCATAAATACATGTCCCTTTTAGATCGGGAGGATAACGGCGTTGCAAGCACAATTCAAATGAGTACAAACATAAATgctgtaataaattatttggcgaataAAACAAACGgacaattattttgaatacaattatttttatttagcaaacatATGATACATTTCTATAATAAGCTTAAAACTATGTTTAAGCTAAGGGAGgttgacaaattgttttttttttataaagcaaTATATGACAagtaagtttatttaaatttattgttgtgcagTGGATTGTTAAATactaatttaagcttaaacaattGGTAGTTTAGTTGCTGCCTTATCGaactgttaaattaaaattacagtacaattaaaattatacatatataaatccAAATACATAAGTAATAACTTAGAAATAACAGAATGAGAGCTAagatattatttaaatttaagtagtATTGCTTtgtataacaacaaatttagaaTAGATTTTGTGATTATAATTTTACAATCTTATGCTATAATTAATTGCGTTGCCTCTTAGCTActgcacatatacatatgtacacacatatacatacatatgtacatgttaAATACATTTGGCATGTACACATACTTATAAAGCGATTagaattaaaactaattaaactaGGCTCTTATTACATTTTCTAAACGATTTCGCACTTTTATTAATTGGAAGAGTTTGACAAACGTAGTCGTAGAGCTGTGGTGTCCTTACTCGCTGCCCGGTTGTTATGTCTGCTCAAAGTCCTTGCTAAAGCTTGCTTCCTGAATATGCAAGCCATCACTACTATAGGGcgattgctgctgtggcttgaatatggagttggagttggagatgggtgaggatgaggatgaggagGGGGTAAGTGAGTGCatgaaatgtttataatacGAACGTGCTACCTGCTGTGTCTCATTGCGTGCggcatgcaactgcaactgttgctgcgaTTCAGCACGGCGACTGGCCTTATAGACATTGCATAGATCGGGTAGCTCATAAGCATTGGCATTGCATTCATCACGTGCCAGGAACTCgcgcatttgcagctgcttcaatTGCTCGCGTTGTGGCTGCGTTCCAGCACcggcaccagcaccagcaacagctgttgcagctgcagcagcaatgttcGTATTGGCTACAGTTGCAGCTATGGATGTTGCtgaagttgcagttgcaactggcAGCGTTGTCTCCAACAGTTGCTCGATATGATGACGCAATGATTCCttatgcagcaattgctgatTATCCTGCACATAGCTGAACAGCTGGCGCTTGCACTTGGACATCTCGAGCTCCAAGTGACTCAAACGCGACTTGTAGCAAACAAAATCTGAGCTATGGTGTGCTGTGGGTATTTTGcttggttttgttgtttttgttgctgctgttggtcttgttgctgttgctgttgcagttgcagttgcagtttggtGTTGCAGCTgagtttgtttcttttgttgaTTCAATTGCTgatgctccagctgcagctgctgcagcgtcaaTGCCAAATCCATTTGTGACAATTCCTGCTCATGTTGCTTCTGTTGCTGAAGCAGATGCTGCTTCAGGGCCAACGCACGCTCCTGTGCCTTAGCCTGTATGGTAGCCTGCGTCTGTCCCTGTGCCAGTctctgctcctgctgctgctgctgttgttttggcTGTGACTTTTCCTTATCCTTGCGCGGCTTGCGCAGACGTGTGCGTGACTTTGATTCCATCTCCACTTGGCTGGGCTTGGCACTCAGTGCAGCATTCCTGCCCAGCGTGTCCTTCCACAAACGTGACTGTGGCTGCGTCTCCACAGGCGCTTGCCACAGTCCGCCTGTATTGCAACGCGGCGCTgtagcagccacagcagctagCTCCCTGCGCATGGCCACCTTTGTAGTCTCCAAGTTGCCACTTGCCGcatgttgtcgctgctgctgctgctgctgctgctgctgctgctcatgtgCATAACGCTTGCCACGCTCacgttgatgctgctgctgctgttgctgctgtaattgcagctgttcctgctgctgttgcaattgttgctgctgctgctgctgctgctgttgcttcttcttctgcagTTGATACTGCTCGCTCCAGGTTTTATTATGCGCTTCCTTCGGTGTGTCCTTGTCTCCAAATGCTTGAAAATGCGTTGAGTGCAATCTGTTTTTAGTaggttaattattaattattagtttatgacgttgattttgattttgttggtggCATTCTTAAGCTGCGTGGAATTAGTTTAACTTGTAGGTTTTTCAAAGAGTTGTTGTTATGAAAATTTAGTaaacttaaatgtttaattgcgCTAAACGTGGTGGCTGCGATAAACGGCGTTTaatatgttgttgctgttgcgttggCTTAGACAACGTTTTAATAcgacgctgttgttgttgttgttgttgttgttgttgctgtggcttaagaaacgttgttgttgttgctgttgctgttgctgctgctgcagttgttgttgttgctgttgttgtcgccagTTTGTTTGACGGCGAACGCCAAGATCTGCAAAAGCGAGCAGCAACTGAGAAGCTGCCACAAAGTACGCGCCACACTCAAGGCCACcagcaaaataaatgtctAAATAGTTGTGTAGAACTCACCTGGTCTTGGATACAGATTTACTATTCCGCAGCGTTGAATCTGGCGGCAAATGCGTCTCACTGCTGCTGGAGGATTGCAGCTGTCGCTGGCTCTGCCGCGTCGTGTTGCTGCCGCCAGCGGCACGTTCTGGCGTAATCATGCGATAGAGCGTGCCACGATATTCCTCCACGCCATAGCGCACATCATCGTCCAGCGGCGGCTTCACATCGCTATGCATATCCATGGTGGCCGACGAGGCACGAAAGCGACTCACATACGGATGACTTATGGCCTCCTTGGCCGTAAGTCTGCCCTCTGGATCCAGCACTAGCAGCGACTTCACCAGTCCCATTGCATCATCACAGCAATTGCGCAACATTTCATCCAATGAATTGCGACGATCGCGCACAATCTTCTTGCTCAGCAGCACTGAGCCAAAGCTGGCGCCAATAGATTCAATATCCCGATCGGTAACATCCGGCAATGCATTAATAATCTTTTCGATCTGCAAGCAAGCCAAgcgttatttaaattaattgttgagcAGGCTATGCTGCTGGCAACTCACCTGGTTGATGGTGCTAGTGCCTTGGAACAGCGGCTTCTGGCGTATCATCTCGCCCAGTATACAGCCCAGACTCCACATATCAACGCCTTTTGTATatctgcaaagcaaagcgtgtTGGTTACAGCTGTTGGCAACACTGCTGGGCTCAGCACTTACCTGCGACTGGCAACTAGAATCTCTGGTGCGCGATACCAGCGCGTAGCCACATAATCTGTAAGCATTGCCTCATTATCCAGCTCATCCTTGCAATCGTAATCCAAATTATTGCGACGCTTTGGACACAAAGTGCGTGCCAAGCCAAAGTCAGCGACTTTCAATCTGCAAAGTATATGGCAGCTATAGCAATTGTTTGGGCTACAATTGACTTGGCTTACCTGCACTTGCTGTCGATTAGAATGTTGCTGGGCTTGAGATCACGATGTATAACATTGCCGGAATGCATATACTTGATGGCATTGATCAGCTGATACATAACAAATCGCTTGTGTATATCCTTTAGCACATCGCCCTTCTTAATTACATTGTGCAAATCGCTCTCCATAAACTCGAACACCAAATAAAAGTCCAGATTATTGGAAGCTCTATAAAACAGcattatatatagtttgttgacttgttttgttttagtttagcaCTTACTTGAATATATCCAGAATGCGCACAATATTGGGATGATGGCGAAAGGCGCGCAGGAAGATAACCTCGCGATAAGTGCGCTGAGCATCGGTATCATCGCGAAAGGCATCATAGATTTTCTTTAGAGCAACAGTATCCTTTTGGCGTTTATCTGTAGCCTTCCAAACAATGCCATAGGCGCCCTTGCCCAGACGCTGTTTGAAATGTGAGTTAGACTTGGGCTTAGGCTTAGACTTGTTGGGCACTTGAACTTACCTTGCGCACATCAAAATAACGCTCGACATTCTGATCGAGCTCATGAATGCGACGCTCATGCGCCTGTTCGGCCATTAGTTTCTCCTTTTCACGATTTTTGGCTAAATTGGTTTTTAGCGTTTGAGTTTTAGGCtcagactgctgctgctgctgctgcggctgttgctgttgtgcttgctgctgctgctgctgcgctggttGCTGTCGTTGCCAAGGCTTGGGTGGCTGATCTTCTGGCTTGCGTgtgcgatgatgatgacgacgatgcTTGCGCTTCTGCTCAGCCTCAGTGCTGGACGTCGTCACtgtaacagcagcaatgttgttgttagcaaAACCACCAACTTTGCGAGCGCCATGTTGGCGATGCACATCGTCTTGCGCGGGCGCCAGCTTGCTAGCTAAATTGTGGGTGCGTTAGGGTGGTGTTGGGTGTTGGGATTGGGATTTGGTAAGTAAAGGTGAAGTGAAGTGagttcagttgagttgagttggtGTGCGTAGCGCTTCAAGTCTCGCGTGTGAATGTCAACGTCTtacatatgcaaatcaaagctCAAGCATGTGCAGctgataaaaaacaaacaaaacacatatatgtacaaacatatgctcatatatatacatacatatatatggtaCGTCTATAGAAAAggaaatttgttttgaattgcagctaaattattGTTAGATCGATCGAAAAGCGAAAGTGGGcgacaccaacaacaaatggaCAACAAATAATTGGACGCTCAAGTGCCCAGGGCAACGTCatgtgttgttattgtatattgtattattattattattgccacAAAACAATCAAACAATGCCTCAAAATGGCAACGACCTTAACTTTACTTAAAGTGCCCCATGCTCCGAAATTTCGCATGCAAccgaaatgcaatttttaataataaatgcaataaatacgCTACAGGAtctacactacactacactagTTAGCAAAAGTTAGAGattcaagtgcaagtgcagcTTTTGAATTTGCGAATTTGCGGCAAAGCattgaatttgtattgtatcaattgcaaacaatttcaaagtGAAACAACTAAATGTAGCAAGTTTAGTGTAAATTGATTTAGAGCTGCAAATTTAGCACAcagcttaaacaaattgtagcagTGCCAAGTCAAGAAGTCAAGCCactgtggcatgtggcatttggcatgtggcatgtggcacttACCTGGCTATTCCTGCAGCTCGAATTGCAAATGAAGCGCTAGTTATTTAACTGGGCTAGCGTTACTCCGACAGCTAGGGCGtaaatgggcgtggcagctggcAGCACTGACATCAACGTGCTCCACAAAATATTGACGCGAATAAAAAACACACTcactcaaaaataaaacaaattaaaactaatgatgtcaagaattaaaataacagACTTAAcaccaaaaaccaaaatggaactgcaaataaaaaggaaGTTATAAGTGCAATATACAAAACTtcggtgtgtgtgtttttgaaaCTTACCCAGCTAAGTCGAGAATTGAGCTTAGCTAAAGAGCCTTGTGCTTGCATTGATACGATAGTTGCGATAGTCTGACGatagttcttgttgttgctgctgctctcctcTCGCTTTTATACACTTGGGCAAACTTTTACGCTTTACTCTGCTCTtcgtattttatttagaattccAAGCcactttgaaaattttaatattttgcactcGCGCTAAACACactgcaaacaacaacaaaaaaaataaattaaatcagcaGCTCATATAGTTATATAGTCTTTACAACTTTACCTTGTTGCGTTCACACTCgcgttgcaatttttaaatatttgttggttattttttttttgtggtttagCTCAAATGGTGGGtttcttttcaaaatttatcttaatacaaaattgtgtgcttatatatatatatattttttttaaattgttgagtTGTGTGGAAgttgtacaaaatatatagtagTTGCCAAATGTCTGACATTTCGAACAGAAAACCCAAAACACAAAtatctaaaacaaaaaaacaaaaaacaagcaacaaaaagaccAAAACCGTCGCCTGCTTAGAAACAacttgtattatttttgttagtaaCAAAATGAGAGGCACGTATAAAAGGCTTAGAGTGCCGAACGTTATTAAATGCTTCATTGGTTATGGTTATTGCTACCCACAATGTCCTGAGGGACAAAATCATTCACCTCGCAACGGCTCAGGGTTAACAAAGTTAATGCAAGACTACAATATTAATAGCatagattatttaaaatatattaatatatagccaattaataaatagtaaattaagttgcaatatcaatttatgaaatttccCAAGTCTATGCTTTACATATTAAGCTAATCTTTGTTTTAGTAAGTGTGCATTATTGTTTGAGTTAgcaaacttatatatatatatatttatatatgtcaCTTGCATGCAGAGCGTTAGTAACTCTGTTTAGAGCGAGACAACATTAGCGCAGAGTAAATGATTAGCATTTGTTTGGTTAGCCCAGACACTAATGTC is part of the Drosophila busckii strain San Diego stock center, stock number 13000-0081.31 chromosome X, ASM1175060v1, whole genome shotgun sequence genome and encodes:
- the LOC108606836 gene encoding extracellular signal-regulated kinase 7 isoform X5, whose amino-acid sequence is MAEQAHERRIHELDQNVERYFDVRKRLGKGAYGIVWKATDKRQKDTVALKKIYDAFRDDTDAQRTYREVIFLRAFRHHPNIVRILDIFKASNNLDFYLVFEFMESDLHNVIKKGDVLKDIHKRFVMYQLINAIKYMHSGNVIHRDLKPSNILIDSKCRLKVADFGLARTLCPKRRNNLDYDCKDELDNEAMLTDYVATRWYRAPEILVASRRYTKGVDMWSLGCILGEMIRQKPLFQGTSTINQIEKIINALPDVTDRDIESIGASFGSVLLSKKIVRDRRNSLDEMLRNCCDDAMGLVKSLLVLDPEGRLTAKEAISHPYVSRFRASSATMDMHSDVKPPLDDDVRYGVEEYRGTLYRMITPERAAGGSNTTRQSQRQLQSSSSSETHLPPDSTLRNSKSVSKTRSWRSPSNKLATTTATTTTAAAATATATTTTFLKPQQQQQQQQQQQRRIKTLSKPTQQQQHIKRRLSQPPRLAQLNI
- the LOC108606836 gene encoding extracellular signal-regulated kinase 7 isoform X4 → MAEQAHERRIHELDQNVERYFDVRKRLGKGAYGIVWKATDKRQKDTVALKKIYDAFRDDTDAQRTYREVIFLRAFRHHPNIVRILDIFKASNNLDFYLVFEFMESDLHNVIKKGDVLKDIHKRFVMYQLINAIKYMHSGNVIHRDLKPSNILIDSKCRLKVADFGLARTLCPKRRNNLDYDCKDELDNEAMLTDYVATRWYRAPEILVASRRYTKGVDMWSLGCILGEMIRQKPLFQGTSTINQIEKIINALPDVTDRDIESIGASFGSVLLSKKIVRDRRNSLDEMLRNCCDDAMGLVKSLLVLDPEGRLTAKEAISHPYVSRFRASSATMDMHSDVKPPLDDDVRYGVEEYRGTLYRMITPERAAGGSNTTRQSQRQLQSSSSSETHLPPDSTLRNSKSVSKTRLHSTHFQAFGDKDTPKEAHNKTWSEQYQLQKKKQQQQQQQQQQLQQQQEQLQLQQQQQQQHQRERGKRYAHEQQQQQQQQQQRQHAASGNLETTKVAMRRELAAVAATAPRCNTGGLWQAPVETQPQSRLWKDTLGRNAALSAKPSQVEMESKSRTRLRKPRKDKEKSQPKQQQQQQEQRLAQGQTQATIQAKAQERALALKQHLLQQQKQHEQELSQMDLALTLQQLQLEHQQLNQQKKQTQLQHQTATATATATATRPTAATKTTKPSKIPTAHHSSDFVCYKSRLSHLELEMSKCKRQLFSYVQDNQQLLHKESLRHHIEQLLETTLPVATATSATSIAATVANTNIAAAAATAVAGAGAGAGTQPQREQLKQLQMREFLARDECNANAYELPDLCNVYKASRRAESQQQLQLHAARNETQQQSPYSSDGLHIQEASFSKDFEQT
- the LOC108606836 gene encoding extracellular signal-regulated kinase 7 isoform X2; this translates as MAEQAHERRIHELDQNVERYFDVRKRLGKGAYGIVWKATDKRQKDTVALKKIYDAFRDDTDAQRTYREVIFLRAFRHHPNIVRILDIFKASNNLDFYLVFEFMESDLHNVIKKGDVLKDIHKRFVMYQLINAIKYMHSGNVIHRDLKPSNILIDSKCRLKVADFGLARTLCPKRRNNLDYDCKDELDNEAMLTDYVATRWYRAPEILVASRRYTKGVDMWSLGCILGEMIRQKPLFQGTSTINQIEKIINALPDVTDRDIESIGASFGSVLLSKKIVRDRRNSLDEMLRNCCDDAMGLVKSLLVLDPEGRLTAKEAISHPYVSRFRASSATMDMHSDVKPPLDDDVRYGVEEYRGTLYRMITPERAAGGSNTTRQSQRQLQSSSSSETHLPPDSTLRNSKSVSKTRLHSTHFQAFGDKDTPKEAHNKTWSEQYQLQKKKQQQQQQQQQQLQQQQEQLQLQQQQQQQHQRERGKRYAHEQQQQQQQQQQRQHAASGNLETTKVAMRRELAAVAATAPRCNTGGLWQAPVETQPQSRLWKDTLGRNAALSAKPSQVEMESKSRTRLRKPRKDKEKSQPKQQQQQQEQRLAQGQTQATIQAKAQERALALKQHLLQQQKQHEQELSQMDLALTLQQLQLEHQQLNQQKKQTQLQHQTATATATATATRPTAATKTTKPSKIPTAHHSSDFVCYKSRLSHLELEMSKCKRQLFSYVQDNQQLLHKESLRHHIEQLLETTLPVATATSATSIAATVANTNIAAAAATAVAGAGAGAGTQPQREQLKQLQMREFLARDECNANAYELPDLCNVYKASRRAESQQQLQLHAARNETQQPQQQSPYSSDGLHIQEASFSKDFEQT
- the LOC108606836 gene encoding extracellular signal-regulated kinase 7 isoform X1, yielding MAEQAHERRIHELDQNVERYFDVRKRLGKGAYGIVWKATDKRQKDTVALKKIYDAFRDDTDAQRTYREVIFLRAFRHHPNIVRILDIFKASNNLDFYLVFEFMESDLHNVIKKGDVLKDIHKRFVMYQLINAIKYMHSGNVIHRDLKPSNILIDSKCRLKVADFGLARTLCPKRRNNLDYDCKDELDNEAMLTDYVATRWYRAPEILVASRRYTKGVDMWSLGCILGEMIRQKPLFQGTSTINQIEKIINALPDVTDRDIESIGASFGSVLLSKKIVRDRRNSLDEMLRNCCDDAMGLVKSLLVLDPEGRLTAKEAISHPYVSRFRASSATMDMHSDVKPPLDDDVRYGVEEYRGTLYRMITPERAAGGSNTTRQSQRQLQSSSSSETHLPPDSTLRNSKSVSKTRLHSTHFQAFGDKDTPKEAHNKTWSEQYQLQKKKQQQQQQQQQQLQQQQEQLQLQQQQQQQHQRERGKRYAHEQQQQQQQQQQRQHAASGNLETTKVAMRRELAAVAATAPRCNTGGLWQAPVETQPQSRLWKDTLGRNAALSAKPSQVEMESKSRTRLRKPRKDKEKSQPKQQQQQQEQRLAQGQTQATIQAKAQERALALKQHLLQQQKQHEQELSQMDLALTLQQLQLEHQQLNQQKKQTQLQHQTATATATATATRPTAATKTTKPSKIPTAHHSSDFVCYKSRLSHLELEMSKCKRQLFSYVQDNQQLLHKESLRHHIEQLLETTLPVATATSATSIAATVANTNIAAAAATAVAGAGAGAGTQPQREQLKQLQMREFLARDECNANAYELPDLCNVYKASRRAESQQQLQLHAARNETQQVARSYYKHFMHSLTPSSSSSSPISNSNSIFKPQQQSPYSSDGLHIQEASFSKDFEQT
- the LOC108606836 gene encoding extracellular signal-regulated kinase 7 isoform X3, translating into MAEQAHERRIHELDQNVERYFDVRKRLGKGAYGIVWKATDKRQKDTVALKKIYDAFRDDTDAQRTYREVIFLRAFRHHPNIVRILDIFKASNNLDFYLVFEFMESDLHNVIKKGDVLKDIHKRFVMYQLINAIKYMHSGNVIHRDLKPSNILIDSKCRLKVADFGLARTLCPKRRNNLDYDCKDELDNEAMLTDYVATRWYRAPEILVASRRYTKGVDMWSLGCILGEMIRQKPLFQGTSTINQIEKIINALPDVTDRDIESIGASFGSVLLSKKIVRDRRNSLDEMLRNCCDDAMGLVKSLLVLDPEGRLTAKEAISHPYVSRFRASSATMDMHSDVKPPLDDDVRYGVEEYRGTLYRMITPERAAGGSNTTRQSQRQLQSSSSSETHLPPDSTLRNSKSVSKTRLHSTHFQAFGDKDTPKEAHNKTWSEQYQLQKKKQQQQQQQQQQLQQQQEQLQLQQQQQQQHQRERGKRYAHEQQQQQQQQQQRQHAASGNLETTKVAMRRELAAVAATAPRCNTGGLWQAPVETQPQSRLWKDTLGRNAALSAKPSQVEMESKSRTRLRKPRKDKEKSQPKQQQQQQEQRLAQGQTQATIQAKAQERALALKQHLLQQQKQHEQELSQMDLALTLQQLQLEHQQLNQQKKQTQLQHQTATATATATATRPTAATKTTKPSKIPTAHHSSDFVCYKSRLSHLELEMSKCKRQLFSYVQDNQQLLHKESLRHHIEQLLETTLPVATATSATSIAATVANTNIAAAAATAVAGAGAGAGTQPQREQLKQLQMREFLARDECNANAYELPDLCNVYKASRRAESQQQLQLHAARNETQQQQSPYSSDGLHIQEASFSKDFEQT